From a region of the Chitinophaga caseinilytica genome:
- a CDS encoding Gfo/Idh/MocA family oxidoreductase, producing MLKIGLFGVGHLGKIHLSQLSTMKDVEVTGYFDPSDANAESIRETYPDLRRFEAAEELIRASDAIDIVAPTTQHFQLCETAIRMGKHVFVEKPMTNTMEEARLLVKLVEEANIKFQVGHVERFNPAFLALKGVDLKPMFIEVHRLAEFNPRGTDVSVILDLMIHDIDIVLSIVQSSISRISASGVAVMSDTPDIANVRIEFHNGCVANLTSSRISLKKMRKMRLFQKDAYIGIDFLDKKTEIIKLKTPEDEGLFTLDIATNNGKKTIAIANPEIKQSNAIRMELEFFRDSILENKPVPVNVRDGFQALEAAHQILQKIGKGQSE from the coding sequence ATGCTTAAAATCGGCTTGTTTGGAGTAGGGCATCTGGGAAAAATTCACCTGTCCCAATTATCGACGATGAAAGACGTGGAAGTGACAGGCTACTTCGATCCCAGCGATGCCAACGCGGAAAGTATCCGGGAAACGTACCCTGATCTCCGCCGGTTCGAAGCCGCAGAAGAATTGATCCGCGCTTCCGATGCGATCGATATCGTGGCGCCTACCACACAGCACTTCCAGCTGTGCGAAACGGCCATCCGGATGGGCAAGCATGTTTTTGTGGAAAAACCCATGACCAACACCATGGAAGAAGCCAGGCTGCTGGTGAAACTGGTGGAAGAAGCCAATATCAAATTCCAGGTGGGCCATGTGGAACGATTCAACCCCGCATTCCTCGCCCTGAAAGGCGTCGATCTCAAGCCCATGTTCATCGAAGTGCACCGCCTGGCGGAATTCAACCCCCGCGGTACCGACGTGAGCGTGATCCTCGATCTCATGATCCACGACATCGATATCGTGCTCAGCATCGTACAATCCAGCATCAGCCGCATCTCCGCCAGCGGGGTTGCCGTGATGAGCGACACACCCGATATCGCCAACGTTCGTATAGAATTCCATAACGGCTGCGTCGCCAACCTCACTTCCAGCCGCATTTCCCTCAAAAAAATGCGGAAAATGCGCCTGTTCCAGAAAGATGCCTATATCGGTATCGACTTCCTCGATAAAAAAACCGAGATCATCAAACTGAAAACCCCGGAAGACGAAGGCCTGTTCACGCTCGACATCGCTACCAACAACGGCAAAAAAACCATTGCCATCGCCAATCCGGAAATCAAACAGTCGAACGCCATCCGCATGGAACTGGAATTTTTCCGCGACAGCATCCTCGAAAACAAACCCGTGCCGGTCAACGTGCGCGACGGGTTCCAGGCGCTGGAAGCGGCTCACCAGATCCTGCAAAAAATCGGGAAAGGCCAGTCGGAATAG
- a CDS encoding 2-C-methyl-D-erythritol 4-phosphate cytidylyltransferase: MPDRNKIAVIVAGGSGLRMGSAIPKQFMEIGGKPVLHHTINAFRTAYPDIRIVLVIPEAHSAFIAPLLVSFDEPPSMTIVHGGETRFHSVKNGLATITAPAVVFVHDGVRALISPELVRRCCEGALAKGNAIPAIEVKDSLREVDDEGNLAVDRSRFRIIQTPQTFLSEQLLPAFEQPYDPLFTDEASVAERFGAEIHLVEGEERNIKITRPLDLAIAEVFLKK; this comes from the coding sequence ATGCCAGACAGGAATAAGATAGCGGTCATCGTTGCCGGCGGCTCCGGCCTGAGAATGGGTAGCGCCATTCCCAAACAATTCATGGAAATCGGCGGAAAGCCCGTTCTCCATCACACTATCAACGCCTTCCGGACCGCCTATCCAGACATCCGCATCGTGCTCGTCATCCCCGAAGCGCACAGCGCATTCATCGCGCCACTGCTGGTTTCTTTCGACGAACCGCCTTCCATGACCATCGTTCATGGCGGCGAAACCCGCTTCCATTCCGTGAAAAACGGTCTTGCCACCATCACCGCACCGGCCGTGGTATTTGTGCACGACGGCGTTCGCGCTCTTATTTCCCCGGAGCTCGTCCGCCGTTGCTGCGAAGGTGCCCTGGCGAAAGGGAACGCCATCCCCGCCATCGAAGTGAAGGATAGTCTGCGCGAGGTCGACGACGAAGGCAACCTGGCCGTAGACCGCAGCCGCTTCCGGATCATCCAGACGCCGCAAACCTTCCTGTCCGAACAACTTTTACCCGCTTTCGAACAGCCCTACGATCCCCTGTTTACAGACGAAGCCAGCGTGGCAGAGCGTTTCGGCGCGGAAATCCACCTGGTGGAAGGTGAGGAGCGGAATATCAAGATCACCCGTCCGCTGGACCTTGCCATCGCGGAAGTTTTCCTGAAAAAATAA
- the queA gene encoding tRNA preQ1(34) S-adenosylmethionine ribosyltransferase-isomerase QueA, which produces MKLSQFKFDLPLNLIAQHPSKTRDESRLMVVNRATGKIEHKVFKDILGYFNDKDVMIVNNTKVFPARLYGRKEKTGAKIEVFLLRELNKQNRLWDVIVDPARKIRVGNKLYFGDDESLVAEVIDNTTSRGRTIRFLFEGNDEEFKAVLDSLGETPLPKYIKRKPEEEDKERYQTVYAKYEGAVAAPTAGLHFSRELIKRLEIKGVKFAEVTLHTGLGTFRPIEVEDLSKHKMDAEYFHIDEYAVKIVNKAKEENRKICAVGTTSVRAVESSVTAQNHLKAAEGWTNTFIHPPYDFSIPNALVTNFHLPKTSLLIMVCAFAGYDLIMEAYQQAIKEKYRFFSYGDAMLIL; this is translated from the coding sequence ATGAAATTATCACAATTCAAGTTCGATCTGCCCTTAAACCTGATCGCACAACATCCCTCCAAGACAAGAGACGAGAGCCGCCTGATGGTAGTAAACCGCGCCACCGGCAAAATCGAGCACAAGGTTTTCAAAGACATTCTGGGTTATTTCAACGACAAAGACGTAATGATCGTGAACAACACGAAAGTGTTCCCTGCGCGTTTATACGGCCGTAAGGAGAAAACCGGTGCGAAGATCGAAGTGTTCCTGCTCCGTGAGCTGAACAAGCAAAACCGTCTGTGGGACGTTATCGTGGACCCGGCCAGGAAGATCCGTGTAGGCAACAAGCTGTATTTCGGGGACGATGAGAGCCTGGTGGCGGAAGTGATCGACAACACCACTTCCCGCGGCCGTACCATCCGCTTCCTGTTCGAAGGGAACGACGAAGAGTTCAAGGCCGTGCTGGACAGCCTGGGCGAAACCCCGCTGCCGAAGTACATCAAACGCAAGCCGGAAGAAGAAGACAAGGAACGTTACCAGACCGTGTACGCCAAGTACGAAGGTGCGGTAGCCGCTCCCACCGCTGGTCTTCACTTCAGCCGCGAACTGATCAAACGCCTCGAGATCAAGGGCGTGAAATTCGCCGAAGTGACCCTTCACACCGGCCTGGGCACCTTCCGCCCCATCGAGGTGGAAGACTTGAGCAAGCATAAAATGGATGCGGAATATTTCCACATCGATGAATATGCCGTGAAAATCGTGAACAAGGCGAAAGAAGAAAACCGCAAGATCTGCGCCGTTGGTACTACTTCCGTACGTGCCGTAGAATCTTCCGTTACCGCGCAGAATCACCTGAAAGCGGCCGAAGGCTGGACGAACACCTTTATCCATCCTCCGTACGATTTCTCGATCCCTAACGCATTGGTAACCAACTTCCACCTGCCGAAAACCAGCCTCCTCATCATGGTTTGCGCCTTCGCCGGTTACGACCTGATCATGGAAGCCTACCAGCAGGCCATCAAGGAAAAATACAGGTTCTTCAGCTATGGCGATGCCATGCTCATTCTTTAA